A region of the Ovis canadensis isolate MfBH-ARS-UI-01 breed Bighorn chromosome 22, ARS-UI_OviCan_v2, whole genome shotgun sequence genome:
GGAGGGATGACAGGAGAGAGGCAGGCGGAACTCAGGTAAGTTCCTTGCTGGGAACTTGCCTCCTTCCTTTCACTCCAAAACCCAGCCTGCCCAGTCCCAGGCACCTGGAAAAAGCTCTCCACGTGCTCCCTTGGGGCCTCCTCCCGGAGTGCAGGATACGTGTACTTGCCCATCATGTCATAGATGGACTTCATGATATCAAGCATTTCCTGTTAGACCAAGAGAGAAGAGGATCCCTCCTCAGAGCCTCCAGCCTCCTAACTAgaaggcctggggcctggggcagacCTCAGCCCTTGCTGATGATGCATATGTGGGTCACATTCCCCCACTAGGGGTCCTGTGTCCGTCCCCATACACAAATAACCCCCACTCCCAGCTCTTCAGTTGCCCCCCCACCTCCTTGGTAATACAGCCATCCTTGTTGAGGTCATACAGGTTGAAGGCCCAGTTCAGCCTATCATCTGTGGTTCCCCGAAGAATCACCGACAAACCAGCCACAAAGTCCTaggaaggaggcaggggaaaATGAGTCTTCAGGTACCTTCACTCAACTCTCTCTCTGGGTTTGGCCTGGCCCTGAAGTCCCAGGAAACATGCTTCCCTGGCCCACCTCCTCCAGCTCACCTCAAAACTGACTGAGCCATCATGGTTGGTGTCAAAGGCATTGAAGAGAAAAGTGGCGTATGTGCTCGAGTCTGTAGGATAAGTGTGGGTGAGCAAGCTTGGCTTCCAGACAGGAGCAGACTTCCTACCTCCCTACCTCTATGGGGCTCTGCCAACCCCATTCACTTGGCATTTCCAACCCCTCCAGAACCTCTCCCCAAGGACTTGTCTCCTTACCTCCTTGAGGAAAGAATTGGGAGTAAATCTGCTTGAAGTTTTCCTCATTGACAATTCCACTGGGACATTCCTgtgggtaggatggggagggaaagcag
Encoded here:
- the KCNIP2 gene encoding A-type potassium channel modulatory protein KCNIP2 isoform X8, whose protein sequence is MRGQSRKESLSDSRDLDGSYDQLTDSVEDEFELSTVCHRPEGLEQLQEQTKFTRKELQVLYRGFKNECPSGIVNEENFKQIYSQFFPQGDSSTYATFLFNAFDTNHDGSVSFEDFVAGLSVILRGTTDDRLNWAFNLYDLNKDGCITKEEMLDIMKSIYDMMGKYTYPALREEAPREHVESFFQKMDRNKDGVVTIEEFIESCQKDENIMRSMQLFDNVI
- the KCNIP2 gene encoding A-type potassium channel modulatory protein KCNIP2 isoform X10, whose amino-acid sequence is MRGQSRKESLSDSRDLDGSYDQLTDSVEDEFELSTVCHRPEGLEQLQEQTKFTRKELQVLYRGFKNECPSGIVNEENFKQIYSQFFPQGDSSTYATFLFNAFDTNHDGSVSFEDFVAGLSVILRGTTDDRLNWAFNLYDLNKDGCITKEEMLDIMKSIYDMMGKYTYPALREEAPREHVESFFQKMDRNKDGVVTIEEFIESCQKVQAPALYISLIWTEGLIQ
- the KCNIP2 gene encoding A-type potassium channel modulatory protein KCNIP2 isoform X7, yielding MRGQSRKESLSDSRDLDGSYDQLTDSVEDEFELSTVCHRPEGLEQLQEQTKFTRKELQVLYRGFKNECPSGIVNEENFKQIYSQFFPQGDSSTYATFLFNAFDTNHDGSVSFEDFVAGLSVILRGTTDDRLNWAFNLYDLNKDGCITKEEMLDIMKSIYDMMGKYTYPALREEAPREHVESFFQKMDRNKDGVVTIEEFIESCQKLTFPVGCELRRRAPKEPPSP
- the KCNIP2 gene encoding A-type potassium channel modulatory protein KCNIP2 isoform X5, with protein sequence MNLEGLEMVAVLVVLALFVKVLEQFGLFEPVSLEDSVEDEFELSTVCHRPEGLEQLQEQTKFTRKELQVLYRGFKNECPSGIVNEENFKQIYSQFFPQGDSSTYATFLFNAFDTNHDGSVSFEDFVAGLSVILRGTTDDRLNWAFNLYDLNKDGCITKEEMLDIMKSIYDMMGKYTYPALREEAPREHVESFFQKMDRNKDGVVTIEEFIESCQKDENIMRSMQLFDNVI
- the KCNIP2 gene encoding A-type potassium channel modulatory protein KCNIP2 isoform X4, translating into MNLEGLEMVAVLVVLALFVKVLEQFGLFEPVSLEDSVEDEFELSTVCHRPEGLEQLQEQTKFTRKELQVLYRGFKNECPSGIVNEENFKQIYSQFFPQGDSSTYATFLFNAFDTNHDGSVSFEDFVAGLSVILRGTTDDRLNWAFNLYDLNKDGCITKEEMLDIMKSIYDMMGKYTYPALREEAPREHVESFFQKMDRNKDGVVTIEEFIESCQKLTFPVGCELRRRAPKEPPSP
- the KCNIP2 gene encoding A-type potassium channel modulatory protein KCNIP2 isoform X6 produces the protein MNRCPRRCRSPLGQAARSLYQLVTGSLSPDSVEDEFELSTVCHRPEGLEQLQEQTKFTRKELQVLYRGFKNECPSGIVNEENFKQIYSQFFPQGDSSTYATFLFNAFDTNHDGSVSFEDFVAGLSVILRGTTDDRLNWAFNLYDLNKDGCITKEEMLDIMKSIYDMMGKYTYPALREEAPREHVESFFQKMDRNKDGVVTIEEFIESCQKDENIMRSMQLFDNVI